A genomic region of Metopolophium dirhodum isolate CAU chromosome 1, ASM1992520v1, whole genome shotgun sequence contains the following coding sequences:
- the LOC132935745 gene encoding uncharacterized protein LOC132935745: MIYPPSFKYEIVKDDNVNITLRCDVKSMEDINVWVAEFGKINYLNWNVRTSVPNGQRIVCSKNFVCQHSGFQKPSISENQKGISKNAECPAKVKAVIKLDTVSTRKKDPFIKVFINSIKLIINFFVFLFSL; the protein is encoded by the exons atgatttacccaccatcatttaaatatgaaattgtcaAAGATGACAATGTAAATATAACTTTAAGATGTGATGTGAAATCTATGGAAGACATCAATGTGTGGGTTGCTGagtttggtaaaataaattatttaaattggaacGTTAGAACTAGTGTTCCAAATGGGCAGCGAATTGTGTGTtc aaaaaactttGTTTGTCAACATAGTGGATTTCAGAAGCCTAGTATATCTGAAAATCAAAAAGGAATTTCGAAAAATGCTGAATGTCCAGCTAAGGTTAAGGCTGTTATTAAACTGGACACAGTATCTACAAGGAAGAAAGATCCATTTATTaaggtatttataaattcaattaaactcataattaatttttttgtctttttgttTAGCTTGTGA
- the LOC132933517 gene encoding uncharacterized protein LOC132933517: MDTSDLPRDHPCYIAERKKIPGLFSDEANSEVMTDFCALRSKSYAYKINGKEKIRAKGIRGHVVKNHMNFDDHYRCLFGDATFNMKTENVSIRSFKHQLNTIKSNKVTYNSFDDKRIILEDKIHTLAHGHYFTE; this comes from the coding sequence ATGGATACATCAGACTTACCACGAGACCATCCGTGTTACATTGCCGAACGAAAGAAAATTCCGGGTCTGTTTTCCGATGAGGCTAATTCAGAGGTTATGACAGATTTTTGTGCACTACGTTCAAAGTCTTATGCATATAAGATCAATGGTAAGGAGAAGATCCGGGCGAAAGGAATCCGAGGACATGTAGTGAAAAACCACATGAACTTCGACGATCATTATCGCTGTCTGTTTGGGGATGCAACCTTCAATATGAAGACAGAAAATGTCTCTATCCGTTCATTCAAACATCAATTGAACACCATTAAATCAAACAAAGTCACTTATAATAGTTTCGATGATAAGAGGATTATACTCGAGGATAAAATACATACCCTAGCTCACGGACACTACTTCACAGAgtga
- the LOC132933621 gene encoding uncharacterized protein LOC132933621, with protein sequence MRNRVRNVNNDFMSIHVIGENDYIFTSQLKLYATDCIVQKWMEKLEKDEGYNGQCSLVYSPPSFNSLYGQENLPLISPLSPPTQESHVENMEYSLPTQESPVENMQYSLPTQESFTENDGPFGPQYIYN encoded by the exons ATGAGAAACCGTGTGAGAAACGTCAATAATGATTTCATGTCAATACACGTTATTGGTGAGAACGACTACATTTTCACAAgtcagttaaaattatatgcaacTGATTGTATCGTTCAAAAATGgatggaaaaattggaaaaagatGAG ggATACAATGGTCAGTGTTCATTAGTTTATTCTCCGCCATCGTTTAACAGTTTATATGGACAG gaaaATCTGCCATTAATCTCGCCCTTATCTCCACCGACACAAGAGAGCCACGTCGAAAACATGGAGTATTCTCTACCCACACAGGAGAGCCCCGTCGAAAACATGCAGTATTCTCTACCCACACAGGAGAGCTTCACCGAAAACGATGGACCATTTGGACCacagtatatatataactaa